CTGATCATGGCCCTCTATATTGCGTCAGTTTATGGCTGTCTCTATCTTCTGTTCACCACTATCACATCAGTCTTCCAGAACCAGTATGGTTGGAGTGTAGAAACGAGTGGTCTCGCATATATCGGTTTGGGGCTAGGCTTTTTCGCGGGCCAGGTAGTGTTCGCTCTCACAAGCGATCGGATCCTTATCCGACTGAAACGACGCAATAATAACATACTGGAACCCGAAATGCGTCTCCCGTTGTGCTTGCCATTTGCACTCTTCGTGCcgatctcctttttctggTATGGCTGGTCTGTTCAGGAAAAGACACATTGGATCGTTCCCATTATCGGACTGTTTCCCTTCGCCTTCGGCATAATCGGCATCTTTGGAACGCTGCAGGCATATATTATTGACTCTTACCCTCGCTATGCGGCATCCGGTATTGGAGCATTGACAGTTACTCGGTCCCTCTTCGGTGCATTACTGCCCTTGGCAGGACCGCCGATGTACGAAAAGCTGGGATACGGTTGGGGGAATTCGCTCCTAGGCTTTGTGACACTGGCGATGGTCTTGCTGCCTATGCTTTTTCGTTGCATCGGTGCATCTCTCCGACAGAAGTTCACAGTTGATCTAGAATAGTACAATAAGGAAGCCAGTAATGGCCTTGATAATTGCACAGTTAGACCGTTCcccatgatgatggattcAGTGTTAAATGCTAGGTGTACCTCAGCTATACAGAGCGGGCAGCTTATTGGCCTTCCAACCGGCGTTACAGCAGCCCCTCTGAAGCGAACAGATCACCGATCATATCACTAAAGTCGATCGGCCCGGTGCCGTCAATCATATATCCATAGTCGTCTCCGCCAATTCCGTAATCTTGGGCGAGTGTGGAGGGTAGGGAATTGTGTTCCGTAATGTCACGACTAGTGAATGGCGTATGATACATGGCCTGGTCAGACTGCATCGGAAAGGAAGTAGAGGCACCGGAGCTTTGAGCTGCGTTGAGCATCGGAGGGCCTTGACTGGTGCTCCCTTCTGTACTAGCAATTGGAAATGGTCTCTGAGAGAGGCTTTCTGCCGATATCCCCGTCGTTGCCAGAACTGGCATTGAGTCACTTTCTCTCCCGCCCGGCAACATGCCCTGATTATCCGACACATTGGTCCTGGATACAAACCCAAACGTCCTCTCAGCCAGAGCGGTGGTGTGTGAGTCAGAAGCTTGTGCTGAGGGACTAGATACAGCATGCTGTGGAGACAGGTCGCTTGTTCCAGTAGGAAGAATTGCCGTTGTCAAAAGCTACACAGCCTCTCAATAAAATATTCCGTCCGCATATCGGGGTAATTGCGATACATACCTTGACCGCAATGCTGATTCTTTTTGCGAGAGTTGTATATGGCTCCAAGAGGGTCATAAGATCCCGAGCAGTGCGCAGCTCTGCTAGAGCCATGTCCTCAACTGATGAACCTTTCCTTGCTAAGATTATATAGAGCATGGTTAGGGATGCGGCCAAAATCATGTTCGAGATATCCCAATGTACGCCGTGAAAAAGTCCCCTGTGATACATGTCCTGCGCAAGCCGAATGATGTTGCGACTAGCGTCTACACAGGCGGAAGCATACGAGGGGAAGCCATCTGCTGATCTGATTTCGCCAGTGGACGAAGTAACTAGGTAATGCAGGAAAGGCCGGTACAGATAAATCTGAGCATGTGCGTACGACATGCATAGCTCGTATTGTGCACTGCACGATGTCATATCAGAACAAAATGCCGAGGAAAGTCATTGGGCTTGTGGGAAGTCGGGCCTACCGTTCGATTTGCAGCGGATGCTTCTCTTGACCGAGGCGAAGGTACGGAGGGAGCGAAGCAAGCCAGGACCGAAGCTCACTCTCTAGTCCCCTGACCGTGTCTTTACGCACTAAATGGCGCAATGGCCCCGGGTTGTGGGTTTTCTTGACGCCTTTCAATGGATACAGTCGCTTAGTCACATGGCCTAGGATGTTATGTAGTCGGAAACATGCGACGCTGGCAACAGTTGGGTTCCATCGTGCCACATTATGCGGGCTGTCGGAACGTGTCTCCGTGGGACGATGTCTACTCTCGCACTCGACACTCGGATACTCAAGATCAAGCTCGTCGCACCCAATCGGCATAGGTAACCCACCGGTAATGGAGACACATGCTAGAAGGTGACGTGTCGTCCAGAAAACGTGCTTTTTGTCTTCACGAGTAAATGCATCATCCGTCTCAGCAATTTGATGATATTTCATACGTAGTGCCAATGAGAAAGTGTAGGAGAGAGCTGAGAAGCTTGAGCTTATACGGGCGGTGTATAGTAGAAAGATATTCATGTAGAGGATGGCCTGGAGAGTGACCAAGTCGTTACAGCCTTGCAGATCAGCCAGGCTACGGCATGTTTCGAAGTATTGGGTGCTATTGCTGTCAGCTCTTTAACCGTTGAGGCGGGAATCCAGGAATAACATACCCTTCCACTATGTATGCTTCCCGAGATCCTTCATCATCTATTTCAAACAGACATCCCAAAGCCATAAGGGAAAATAGCAGTGCAAGATATCGGTATTCTTCGCCGCTATAGTCACTGACGTTCAAGGTAAACAGTAAGGGGAAGACGGAATCGAAAGTCGGCCGGTGTATAAAATTGTGTAAAAAGTGCGCACTGAAAGCCAGATTGACCAGATGGCGCGCTCTGTCCTGCGGTGGCAATGATATTGGTTGACCCAGGCCATTTCCCAATGAGAATAATTTTGGCGCCGGCACATTCCTTGCTCGGACTCGGTTTTCAGCATCTGCCCCGGGCCAGTTTCCCAGTTCATCTTTTAAACGCCTTACAAAGTCCATGTGAGCGGCAGAGTGCAGAAAGCGAGCCTCGCCTTCATTTTCGAGAGCCGA
The sequence above is a segment of the Aspergillus oryzae RIB40 DNA, chromosome 3 genome. Coding sequences within it:
- a CDS encoding fungal specific transcription factor domain-containing protein (predicted protein), coding for MALGCLFEIDDEGSREAYIVEGTQYFETCRSLADLQGCNDLVTLQAILYMNIFLLYTARISSSFSALSYTFSLALRMKYHQIAETDDAFTREDKKHVFWTTRHLLACVSITGHVTKRLYPLKGVKKTHNPGPLRHLVRKDTVRGLESELRSWLASLPPYLRLGQEKHPLQIERAQYELCMSYAHAQIYLYRPFLHYLVTSSTGEIRSADGFPSYASACVDASRNIIRLAQDMYHRGLFHGVHWDISNMILAASLTMLYIILARKGSSVEDMALAELRTARDLMTLLEPYTTLAKRISIAVKHAVSSPSAQASDSHTTALAERTFGFVSRTNVSDNQGMLPGGRESDSMPVLATTGISAESLSQRPFPIASTEGSTSQGPPMLNAAQSSGASTSFPMQSDQAMYHTPFTSRDITEHNSLPSTLAQDYGIGGDDYGYMIDGTGPIDFSDMIGDLFASEGLL